The Streptococcus respiraculi sequence TATCTACATCGTGAATGGGTCGTCCTAAAATCGCGTCTCGCACCGAACCTCCGACAAAATACGCCTCAAAGCCCGCTTGTTTTATTTTCTCTAAAATCGGCAAAGCCTCCTGAAATTCAGAAGGCAGATTGTGTAATCTCATAATAACTGTTCCAAACCATAAACGAGTTGTTCTCGTTTGACTACTTCTTTTATTCCTAAATTCACACCACTCATAAAGGAGATGCGGTCATACGAATCATGGCGAATGGTCAATCCCTCACCCTGTGCTCCAAAGATGACTTCTTGATGCGCAACTAAGCCTGGCAAACGAACCGAGTGAATCCTCATGCCGTCAAAGTCTGCACCACGAGCTCCTGCAATCAACTCTTCCTCATCTGCTAGCCCTTGCTGCCTGCTCTCACGAACCTGAGAAATCAACTCTGCCGTCTTAATCGCTGTTCCGCTCGGTGCATCTTTTTTCTTGTCATGATGAAGCTCAATGATTTCCAGATTTGGGAAATACTTGGCTGCTTGCGCTGCAAATTGCATGAGTAAAATGGCTCCAATAGCAAAATTAGGAGCAATCAGCCCACCGATTTTTTTCTCGGCAGACAAAGCAATCAATTCTTCGATTTCTTCTGGGGTAAAGCCCGTTGTCCCCACAACAGGTGCAAAGCCGTTCTCTAAAGCAAATTTAGTATTTTCATAGGCGAAGGCTGGCGTTGTAAAATCAACCCACACATCTGCTGAAAAACCAATCAAGGCTTCTTTTGAAGTAAAGACAGGCACACCGTCAATCTCTGTTTCTGTCGCAAACGGATCAACCAAGGCAGCAAGTGTTAAACCCTTGTCCTCTTTGACCATATTGAGGGCAGTCGAGCCCATTCTTCCCTTAAAACCTGCGATAATTACTTGAATTGTCATCCACTACTCCTAGTCAATAATCGGTGAAATACCAAAGGCAATCGCCCCTTCACCTAAGTGCGTACCAATGACTGAGCCCAAGGACACAATTGGCAAGGGCCAATCGATACCATTTTCCTGTAATAATGCTTTAAATTCTTCCGCTTTTTGCGGTGCATTGGCATGAATCACGGCAATCTGATAAGAGCCATTCTTGGTCTCTTCCTGCAATATCTCTAACAAACGCTTGACTGCTTTTTTCTCTGTACGAACCTTCTCATAGACCTCAATCTTACCCTCGTCTGTAAAGTACAAAATCGGCTTGATACTGAGCAAGTTTCCTAAGAGCGCAGCTCCATTGGAAAGACGCCCTCCCTTGACCAAATGATCCAGATCATCAACCATGATAAAGGCTTTAGTCCCTGCAATCTCCTGCTCCAACTTATCTAAAATCTCCTCAAACGGCATACCAGCTTCATAACGTTTAAAGATTGTCTCCAGCATCATACCAAGCGGTGCTGAGGTAATCTTGCTGTCTGGAAAGGCAATCGTCAGCCCGTCAAATTCATCCTTAAGATACTGGATATTTTGATAAAAGCCAGAAATACCAGACGACAAGAAAAGACCAATCACATGTGTATAACCTTCTTTTTGTAAGCGAGCCAGCGTTTCTTCTAATTCTGAGAGGCTTGGCTGGCTGGTCTTTGGTAACTCCGCTTCTGCTGCCATTTTCTGGTAAAATTCTTCAACACTTAAATCTCTTCCTTCGATATAGGTCGTATCGCCAATCGTTACAGGAATATCCAACACAAAAAGATTCTCTCGTCCTGCTATTTGTAGTACAGCTGAAGAGTCTGTAATAACGGCTAATTTCATTCTAAATCTCCAAATTCACACCCGGGGCATCCAGGGCAATCTCTGTTACTTCATACGTTAGGCGTTGCAAAATATCCAAGAGTGGATTGACCAAGAAGCGTTTATCTTGCTCGCTAAACTCTTCTACTTCTTGGACAAGCTGTTCTAAAATATGTACACCTTGGCTCATAGCTCCTGAAATCACAAAGTAATCCAAGACAATCATAAAACGTAAGATTACGACGATTGACGTTTTATTTTCCTCTGTATTTCGCTCAATCAATTGAAAATCGACAGTTAATCGAGAAGTTGGTACACCATTTTGTTCTTCCCATTCTCTATTGCGGGTATCAAAATGATACTGATTGACTAGCGCCTTATCACGAATGACGTTCATATTATTCTCCTCAAAACGGTAATATGAATATTATACCATATTTTTTGGTAAACAGATAAAAAACCTTATCCATGCAACGATAAGGTTTACTATTTTTTATCTATTTCGCCTTGCGTAAAGCACCGAATAGGACACCTGATACAATTGCTCCGATAAGGACAAAGACGAGGTAAAGAAGCGGATTACTGGTGAGTGCGATGACAAAGATTCCACCGTGTGGCGCCATTAACTTGATACCAGACAAGCCGACCAAAGCTCCTGTAAGGGCGGAACCTGCGACAAAACTTGGAATGGCACGTGCTGGATCAGCTGCACCAAATGGAATCGCGCCTTCTGTAATAAAGGATAAGCCCATAATGATATTAGTCAAACCTGAGTTGCGCTCTTCCTTGGTGAATTTATCCTTAAACAAGAGAGTCGCAACAAAGACTGCAAGAGGAGGTACCATACCACCTGCCATAACAGCTGCCATTGCCACAGAGCCACCATTTGCAACGGTTGCTGCAAGGGTTCCTGTACCAAAGACGTAGGCTGCCTTATTAACTGGACCACCCATATCTACGGCCATCATACCTCCAAGGACAAGTCCTAAGATGATAGCAGAGCTTCCTTCTAATCCACTTAGAAAATCATTCATCCCTGTATTGATAGCAGCCATTGGGATATTGACGAAGAACATCACAAATCCCGTAATCATGGCACCAAGCAGTGGCAAAAGGAGAATTGATTTGATTCCTTCGAGGGATTTTGGTAAATATGCTAAGACCTTACGAAGTCCGATAATTACCGCACCGGCTAAGAAACCACCGACAAGAGCACCTAGGAAACCAGAAGATACTGCTGCTGGAATTTCAGTTGTCGCTGCACCAAATGGAATTTTTCCATAAGCCAGACCATCTTTTGCGATTGCACCTGCTACGAAACCTGCAATCAAACCTGGTTTTTCAGCAATAGAGTAAGCAATGTAACCTGCAAGCAGTGGCAGCATGAAGCCGAAGGCTGCGC is a genomic window containing:
- the dapB gene encoding 4-hydroxy-tetrahydrodipicolinate reductase → MTIQVIIAGFKGRMGSTALNMVKEDKGLTLAALVDPFATETEIDGVPVFTSKEALIGFSADVWVDFTTPAFAYENTKFALENGFAPVVGTTGFTPEEIEELIALSAEKKIGGLIAPNFAIGAILLMQFAAQAAKYFPNLEIIELHHDKKKDAPSGTAIKTAELISQVRESRQQGLADEEELIAGARGADFDGMRIHSVRLPGLVAHQEVIFGAQGEGLTIRHDSYDRISFMSGVNLGIKEVVKREQLVYGLEQLL
- a CDS encoding DegV family protein: MKLAVITDSSAVLQIAGRENLFVLDIPVTIGDTTYIEGRDLSVEEFYQKMAAEAELPKTSQPSLSELEETLARLQKEGYTHVIGLFLSSGISGFYQNIQYLKDEFDGLTIAFPDSKITSAPLGMMLETIFKRYEAGMPFEEILDKLEQEIAGTKAFIMVDDLDHLVKGGRLSNGAALLGNLLSIKPILYFTDEGKIEVYEKVRTEKKAVKRLLEILQEETKNGSYQIAVIHANAPQKAEEFKALLQENGIDWPLPIVSLGSVIGTHLGEGAIAFGISPIID
- a CDS encoding DUF1149 family protein gives rise to the protein MNVIRDKALVNQYHFDTRNREWEEQNGVPTSRLTVDFQLIERNTEENKTSIVVILRFMIVLDYFVISGAMSQGVHILEQLVQEVEEFSEQDKRFLVNPLLDILQRLTYEVTEIALDAPGVNLEI